Proteins encoded together in one Anticarsia gemmatalis isolate Benzon Research Colony breed Stoneville strain chromosome 1, ilAntGemm2 primary, whole genome shotgun sequence window:
- the Vps25 gene encoding vacuolar protein sorting 25 isoform X1: protein MKLLGKSWQYIDEGNTHIVIRLLDTDYVLRLIKEDNKPVLVDQIEGFVRFVNEVMVPLSRNYNYGPGEIITLSERELIDLPKRLVLYRPKNRLTKSKLSPFVIKVSNLALVSPSCDTNCCIEIKPKEGFLSSSLKKHSKCYYCLKQYLKVHNKDIKEASGYCPLDLFSGDRARMKNAFRNLIKNPQNNLKFFKDGHYLYNASGTESLFDDLVTSVAQFRCTNLFIDFLIEVLLCDKSVHNTILKETEETPIAPDTTQCDNCSDLKPNNLLHDLLQLQKLSETAIFDNNDITDHHYEYIPKLLDQLKTENLDLNVVKDRETFLKTANPVHLALISAIAKDCSIMISFTSDLVENMPYVDVEGTKVYYKVSLTDLEPKPVATLFKRKYTEQRMIEIYEKHVETTKIGI, encoded by the coding sequence ATGAAGCTGCTCGGTAAATCATGGCAATATATCGACGAGGGGAACACGCACATCGTTATTCGTCTGTTGGACACAGATTATGTGTTACGCCTTATCAAAGAAGATAATAAACCAGTGTTAGTGGATCAAATAGAAGGTTTTGTAAGGTTTGTAAATGAAGTTATGGTGCCACTGTCTCGCAATTACAATTACGGTCCTGGAGAAATTATAACTCTGTCGGAACGTGAATTGATAGATCTTCCAAAAAGACTAGTCTTATATCGTCCGAAGAACAGATTAACAAAGTCAAAGCTTAGTCCTTTTGTCATAAAGGTCTCTAACTTGGCTCTTGTCAGTCCTTCTTGTGACACAAACTGTTGCATAGAGATCAAACCTAAGGAAGGCTTTTTATCATCCAGTTTGAAGAAGCACTCTAAATGTTACTATTGTTTGAAGCAATATTTGAAAGTacataataaagatataaaagaGGCCAGTGGCTACTGTCCTTTAGACTTATTTTCAGGAGATAGAGCGAGAATGAAGAACGCGTTCAGGAACTTGATAAAGAATCCACAGAACAATTTGAAATTCTTCAAAGACGGACATTATCTATACAATGCCAGTGGTACTGAGTCATTGTTTGATGATCTTGTCACGTCTGTTGCACAGTTTAGATgcactaatttatttatagatttccTTATTGAAGTATTGTTATGCGACAAAAGTGTACATAACACTATACTGAAAGAAACAGAAGAGACACCAATAGCTCCCGACACGACACAGTGTGACAACTGCAGCGATTTAAAACCAAACAATTTGTTACATGATTTACTTCAGCTACAAAAACTGTCTGAGACGGCCATATTTGACAACAATGACATAACAGATCATCATTATGAATACATACCTAAGTTGTTAGATCAACTTAAAACAGAAAATTTAGATTTAAATGTGGTAAAAGATAGAgagacatttttaaaaactgCGAATCCTGTACATCTTGCATTGATATCTGCTATAGCCAAAGACTGTTCGATAATGATAAGTTTTACATCAGACCTTGTTGAAAACATGCCGTATGTAGATGTAGAAGGTACTAAGGTGTATTACAAAGTGTCTCTGACAGACTTAGAGCCTAAGCCAGTAGCCACATTATTCAAAAGGAAGTACACAGAACAGAGAATGATTGAGATCTATGAGAAACATGTAGAAACTACCAAAATAGGAATTTAA
- the Vps25 gene encoding vacuolar protein sorting 25 isoform X2, translated as MGEILWPWQYHFPPFFTLQPHIETRAKQLEAWQKLITDYLRATKTTSIDVREAQNHPLFTNSEINRQLTQEAIVLILDDMAKTGRAAPVDKTKNLWEIYWHSLDEWGNMVYNWASNNGLNNSVCTLYELREGDNTMDQEFHLLDMNILVKALKTLEAKGKCELMEFDGNQGVKFF; from the exons ATGGGAGAGATCTTGTGGCCTTGGCAGTATCACTTCCCTCCCTTTTTTAC GCTCCAACCACACATCGAAACAAGGGCTAAACAACTTGAAGCATGGCAAAAGCTCATCACGGACTATCTGAGAGCCACCAAAACCACCAGTATTGATGTGAGGGAGGCACAAAACCATCCTTTGTTCACCAACTCGGAGATAAACCGTCAACTTACCCAGGAAGCCATAGTCCTGATTCTGGATGATATGGCTAAGACCGGCCGAGCTGCTCCGGTGGATAAGACCAAGAACTTGTGGGAGATTTATTGGCATTCTCTTGATGAGTGGGGCAATATGGTGTACAACTGGGCCTCCAATAATGGTCTCAACAACTCTGTTTGTACCCTGTATGAGCTGAGGGAAGGCGATAATACCATGGATCAAG AGTTCCACCTCCTTGACATGAACATACTGGTGAAGGCTTTGAAGACTTTGGAGGCCAAGGGCAAATGTGAACTGATGGAGTTCGACGGCAACCAAGGCGTCAAGTTCTTCTAA
- the Oatp26F gene encoding organic anion transporting polypeptide 26F isoform X2, translating to MAEPETMATSPSRALAEEEQALRCGWGMFRPTWLQRFRTAKWALFWLCWAGAIQGMVVNGFVNVVITTIEKRFGLRSMQTGVIAGGYDMASFVCLAPVTYLGGRAGVSKPRWLGLGVMLMGTGSLLFALPHFLVPNYKVAGDEADDLCSVNRTSTSHCDGTVPSEGGAWAVAIFVFAQLLHGAGATPLFTLGVTYIDENVSKKMSSVYLGVYYTMAVVGPAMGYVVGSQMLTIYTDFLSVDAETLGITPGSSVWIGAWWIGSILSVVLCLIVALPLMAFPYELPGAKEIREAKVSEAHESASKSAAFSALHELPKAAGALLRNPTFMFLNLAGASEGMLISGFAAFLPKLIENQFAVNASEAALLLGVITVPAGGGGTFLGGWLVKRWRLACAGIIKLCVGATVIAAAFTFCFVLTCDDYPFAGVTVMYNSPSVPGADRLTAMCNTDCACAHAPYSPVCGADGAVYYSPCHAGCTRKTLAGAAQLFHQCSCIMTRENSTLPTYEIEGVANSSVTYEAINSICTTDCPYLWLFVVLSFGVMLFTFLATMPALSATLRCVREDQRSFALGIQWIKVRLLGTIPAPLLFGFLMDQSCSLWSTSCDKTGACLQYDNYNMSRYMLGIALVGKLCSVLFFFLAWWFYRPPGSKNGNAVVPSVDLVLSSEKTNGNITNVANGTLDRSANGYCNAGLECSDHL from the exons GTATGGTAGTGAACGGGTTCGTGAACGTGGTGATCACAACTATTGAGAAGAGGTTCGGTCTCCGGTCCATGCAGACTGGTGTCATTGCTGGAGG GTACGACATGGCATCCTTCGTATGCCTAGCTCCAGTCACATACCTGGGCGGCCGGGCGGGCGTGTCCAAGCCGCGGTGGCTCGGCCTGGGCGTGATGCTCATGGGCACAGGCTCCCTGCTCTTCGCCCTGCCACACTTCCTCGTGCCCAACTACAAGGTCGCCGGCGACGAGGCCGATGACCTCTGTTCGGTTAATAGAACG TCTACCTCACACTGTGACGGCACGGTACCGTCTGAAGGTGGCGCGTGGGCCGTCGCCATCTTCGTGTTCGCGCAGCTGCTGCACGGTGCCGGCGCCACTCCACTCTTCACCCTCGGAGTCACGTACATCGATGAGAACGTGTCCAAGAAAATGTCTTCGGTTTATTTAG GTGTATATTACACGATGGCGGTGGTTGGTCCAGCGATGGGCTACGTCGTCGGCAGTCAGATGCTCACCATCTACACAGACTTCCTCAGTGTCGACGCAGAAAC gtTAGGCATCACACCAGGCAGCTCGGTATGGATCGGCGCGTGGTGGATCGGCTCCATTTTATCCGTGGTGCTTTGTCTCATTGTTGCTCTACCGCTCATGGCGTTCCCATATGAATTACCTG GAGCAAAAGAAATCCGAGAAGCGAAAGTGTCAGAAGCTCATGAGTCAGCGTCGAAGTCAGCAGCGTTCAGCGCCCTGCACGAGCTGCCCAAGGCGGCCGGCGCCTTGCTAAGGAATCCCACCTTCATGTTCCTCAACCTGGCCGGAGCTAGCGAGGGCATGCTCATCAGCGGCTTCGCGGCTTTCTTGCCGAAGCTTATTGAGAACCAGTTTGCTGTTAATGCTTCGGAAGCTGCACTGCTGTTAG GTGTGATCACAGTACCAGCAGGTGGTGGCGGCACGTTCCTGGGCGGCTGGCTGGTGAAGCGCTGGCGGCTGGCGTGCGCCGGCATCATCAAGCTGTGTGTGGGCGCCACCGTCATCGCCGCCGCATTCACCTTCTGCTTCGTACTGACGTGTGACGACTACCCCTTTGCTGGAGTCACTGTTATGTACAACAGTCCTAGTGTGCCGGG CGCGGACCGGCTCACAGCGATGTGTAACACAGACTGTGCGTGCGCGCACGCCCCGTACTCGCCGGTGTGCGGCGCGGACGGCGCCGTGTACTACTCGCCGTGCCACGCCGGCTGCACCAGGAAGACGCTAGCGGGCGCTGCACAGCTGTTCCACCAGTGCTCCTGTATCATGACCAGGGAGAACAGCACACTGCCTACTTATGAGATTGAAGGAG TGGCAAATTCATCAGTGACATACGAAGCCATCAACAGTATTTGTACGACGGACTGTCCATACTTGTGGTTGTTCGTGGTCCTCTCATTCGGAGTGATGCTGTTCACCTTCCTTGCTACGATGCCGGCACTGTCTGCTACGTTGAG GTGTGTCCGCGAAGACCAGCGTTCATTCGCGCTAGGTATCCAGTGGATCAAGGTCCGTCTCCTGGGCACTATCCCCGCGCCGCTGCTGTTCGGCTTCCTCATGGACCAGTCCTGCTCGCTGTGGTCCACCTCGTGCGACAAGACCGGCGCTTGCTTGCAGTATGATAACTATAATATGAGCAG gtaCATGTTAGGCATCGCTCTAGTCGGCAAGCTATGTTCAGTGctattcttcttcttagcgtggtGGTTCTACCGTCCACCGGGCAGTAAGAACGGCAACGCAGTAGTTCCTTCAGTAGACCTGGTGTTGAGCTCCGAGAAGACCAACGGGAACATCACTAATGTGGCCAATGGGACCCTGGACAGGTCTGCTAACGGCTACTGCAATGCTGGCCTCGAGTGCAGTGACCATTTGTAA